In one Arachis duranensis cultivar V14167 chromosome 9, aradu.V14167.gnm2.J7QH, whole genome shotgun sequence genomic region, the following are encoded:
- the LOC107467639 gene encoding transketolase, chloroplastic, producing MASSSSLHLSQALLARAVYLHGSSSERVSLTTTSTLSSFPSFSGLKTLSSTSSSSSSNCGSLGVTSRAPRRVGSVVRATAVETLDKTTEASLVEKSINTIRFLSIDAVEKANSGHPGLPMGCAPMGHILYDEVMRYNPKNPSWFNRDRFILSAGHGCMLQYALLHLAGYDSVQEEDLKSFRQWGSRTPGHPENFETYGVEVTTGPLGQGIANAVGLALAEKHLAARFNKPDSEIVDHYTYVILGDGCQMEGISNEACSLAGHWGLGKLIAFYDDNHISIDGDTEIAFTENVDKRFEALGWHVIWVKNGNTGYDEIRAAIKEAKAVKDKPTLIKVTTTIGYGSPNKANSYSVHGSALGAKEVDATRKNLGWPYEPFHVPEDVKKHWSRHAPEGAALEAEWNAKFAEYSKKYPEEATDLKYIITGEFPAGWEKALPTYTPESPADATRNLSQQNLNSLAKVLPGLIGGSADLASSNMTLLKMFGDFQKGTPEERNVRFGVREHGMGAICNGIALHSPGFIPYCATFFVFTDYMRAAIRISALCEAGVIYVMTHDSIGLGEDGPTHQPIEHLASFRAMPNILMLRPADGNETAGAYKVAVLNKKRPSILALSRQKLAQLAGTSIEGVEKGGYIISDNSSGNKPDVILIGTGSELEIAAAAGEELRKEGKAVRVVSFVSWELFDEQSAEYKESVLPAAVTARVSIEAGSTFGWQKIVGSQGKAIGIDRFGASAPAGKIYKEFGITKEAVIAAAKQLS from the exons ATggcttcctcttcttccttgcATCTTTCTCAGGCTCTTTTGGCACGTGCTGTATACCTTCATGGCTCTTCCTCAGAGCGTGTCTCACTCACCACTACTTCCACTCTCTCCTCATTCCCATCATTCTCTGGCCTCAAGACActctcttctacttcttcttcttcttcttcaaattgtGGCTCTTTAGGCGTCACATCACGTGCTCCACGCAGGGTTGGTTCTGTGGTTCGTGCCACTGCGGTTGAGACACTTGACAAGACCACAGAGGCATCTCTGGTTGAGAAATCCATCAACACAATTCGGTTCCTTTCCATTGATGCAGTTGAGAAGGCTAACTCAGGCCACCCTGGTCTCCCCATGGGTTGTGCTCCAATGGGTCACATTCTCtatgatgaagtcatgaggtATAATCCCAAGAACCCTTCTTGGTTCAACCGTGACAGGTTCATTCTCTCTGCTGGccatggttgcatgctccagtATGCTCTCCTTCACCTTGCAGGCTATGACAGTGTTCAG GAAGAAGATTTGAAGAGTTTCAGACAATGGGGAAGCAGAACTCCTGGACACCCTGAGAATTTTGAGACATATGGAGTTGAAGTTACCACAG GTCCTCTTGGTCAAGGAATTGCCAATGCAGTTGGTTTGGCACTTGCTGAGAAGCACTTGGCTGCGCGGTTTAACAAGCCTGACAGCGAGATTGTGGACCATTACAC GTATGTTATATTGGGTGATGGTTGCCAAATGGAGGGAATTTCGAATGAAGCATGCTCACTTGCTGGACACTGGGGACTGGGGAAGCTTATTGCTTTCTATGATGACAACCACATTTCCATTGATGGTGACACAGAAATTGCATTCACTGAGAATGTTGACAAGCGTTTCGAGGCTCTTGGATGGCATGTCATTTGGGTAAAGAATGGAAACACCGGCTATGATGAGATTCGTGCAGCTATTAAGGAAGCAAAGGCTGTCAAAGACAAACCCACTTTGATCAAG GTGACAACTACCATTGGATACGGTTCTCCAAACAAGGCTAACAGTTATAGTGTTCATGGAAGTGCATTAGGTGCTAAAGAAGTGGATGCTACAAGGAAGAATCTTGGATGGCCATATGAGCCTTTCCATGTTCCTGAGGATGTTAAAAA GCATTGGAGCCGCCATGCCCCTGAAGGTGCAGCGCTTGAAGCCGAATGGAACGCTAAGTTTGCTGAATACTCGAAGAAATATCCAGAAGAAGCTACAGATCTGAAGTATATTATTACCGGCGAATTCCCTGCCGGTTGGGAGAAAGCACTGCCG ACATACACTCCAGAAAGCCCTGCTGATGCTACCAGAAACTTGTCTCAGCAGAATCTCAATTCCCTTGCTAAGGTTCTTCCTGGCCTGATTGGTGGCAGTGCTGATCTTGCCTCTTCCAACATGACCTTGTTGAAAATGTTTGGAGATTTCCAAAAGGGTACTCCGGAAGAACGCAATGTTAGATTCGGTGTCAGAGAACACGGAATGGGAGCAATCTGCAATGGCATTGCTCTTCACAGCCCCGGATTCATTCCATACTGTGCAACTTTCTTTGTCTTCACTGACTACATGAGAGCTGCCATAAGGATTTCTGCGCTGTGTGAAGCCGGAGTTATCTATGTTATGACTCATGATTCCATTGGACTTGGAGAGGATGGGCCTACTCATCAGCCAATAGAGCACTTGGCAAGTTTCCGGGCGATGCCAAACATTTTGATGCTTCGTCCAGCTGATGGTAATGAAACTGCTGGAGCATACAAGGTTGCCGTGCTCAACAAGAAAAGACCCTCAATTCTAGCCCTTTCTAGGCAGAAGTTGGCCCAACTTGCAGGAACTTCTATTGAAGGAGTTGAAAAGGGAGGCTACATCATTTCGGATAACTCATCAGGTAACAAGCCTGATGTGATTTTGATTGGAACCGGCTCTGAGTTGGAGATTGCTGCTGCAGCCGGCGAGGAGCTAAGGAAGGAAGGAAAAGCTGTTAGAGTTGTTTCTTTTGTCAGCTGGGAGCTTTTCGACGAGCAATCAGCTGAATATAAGGAGAGTGTTCTCCCTGCTGCTGTAACAGCTAGAGTTAGCATAGAAGCCGGATCAACATTCGGTTGGCAGAAGATTG